The following are from one region of the Rhodopirellula sp. P2 genome:
- a CDS encoding DUF6797 domain-containing protein, protein MFRLFVSLITLPVVLAASPVLAQPATLQEMFETVDANQIAKESRLRGDPERGAIVFYASAAACANCHVTGDGQSPLGPDLTRLGESITDVHLVESLLHPSQSIRKGYETVQLLTADGEVRAGMLVSEDDDKLELRDATNLEASLSIAKDDIEARNTSHVSMMPEGLVATLNSPREFLDLISYLLAIHEGGRERADALKPTAEQLIPKDDTINLNHAQIIRRAENGKLKRGKQIYESTCYQCHGKDGNTPSLATARAFGTQKLKFGADPHSMFKTLSHGNGLMAAASALSPRERYEVVAYIRQQFMKDSNPDYFPVTPKYLSSLPKGTDMGDFKLDPDRDYGPALASQLGRDVNSALTVKLGNLSIAYDLHTMDQAAIWSGGFLDVDQTQHKRGRGEGYPKPRGQMVAALDLWQWGHDGSLDYPKTDLLPRGPLPQGWLDYHGHFLCGDQIVLNYSIDGRQILEVPSAIPNQTAIRHTLTIQGGKGLLLAVGKSGPGRVRPILRGDVDEVTLSLDDQQRWVVKIPAGETTRVIDIVRFGDAAADAKDLALSAIDPAAMTAGGDLRWPEVFETIGYRGFQSGAYEVDTISIPQSTPWNTWFRTSAIDFFPDGRMAVATVGGDVWIVSGIDDDLLNVRWKRFAGGMFEPFGIKVVDGLVYVNCRDRLTRLHDTNQDGEADFYESFSADTDVSTFFHAFNFDLQTDAEGNFYYAKSGQYTDYKLPGAIVKVSADGKSREVICTGLRTPNGMGILPDGRLTVSDNQGTWMPASKINLVKRGGFYGYVQNKGGGAWAPDGGKIDHRKVVPPKTFDPPLIWMPQEVDNSSGGQVFVEDQRFGPLAGRLLHTSFGQGHLFYLMTQEVDGLAQAALVRFPHEFGTGIMRGRVNPVDGQLYVTGLNGWNDNGRGDLADGGIYRVRHTGKPIRMITHCEVHPGELRLRFNFPLDHAASTGASAYVAEQWNYKWTENYGSDFYHPETGEVGKQDLPIESVSLSEDGKTLSLWTPNLRPVDQLHLHMEVQDSSGNPFKENIYWTIHGIPND, encoded by the coding sequence ATGTTCCGCCTGTTTGTCTCCTTGATCACGCTGCCAGTTGTGTTGGCTGCTTCCCCCGTGTTGGCTCAGCCAGCCACGTTGCAAGAGATGTTTGAGACGGTCGACGCCAATCAAATTGCCAAAGAATCTCGGCTGCGTGGCGATCCGGAACGCGGGGCGATCGTGTTCTACGCCTCTGCAGCCGCATGCGCGAACTGTCATGTGACTGGCGATGGACAGTCACCGCTTGGTCCCGACCTGACGCGATTGGGAGAAAGCATCACTGACGTTCACTTGGTTGAATCACTTCTGCATCCCTCCCAATCCATTCGCAAGGGCTACGAAACGGTCCAACTGCTCACAGCCGATGGTGAAGTTCGAGCGGGAATGCTGGTGTCTGAAGACGACGACAAACTGGAACTCCGCGACGCCACCAATTTAGAAGCCAGTCTCTCGATCGCGAAAGACGACATCGAAGCTCGCAATACCTCCCACGTTTCGATGATGCCCGAGGGCTTGGTCGCAACACTGAACTCCCCGCGGGAGTTCCTCGACTTGATCAGCTACCTGCTTGCGATTCATGAAGGTGGCCGCGAGCGAGCTGATGCCCTGAAGCCAACCGCGGAGCAATTGATTCCCAAAGACGACACCATCAACCTGAATCACGCCCAGATCATCCGGCGGGCTGAAAACGGAAAGCTGAAACGCGGCAAACAGATTTACGAGTCCACGTGCTATCAGTGCCATGGCAAAGATGGAAACACGCCCTCGCTGGCAACCGCCCGAGCGTTCGGCACACAGAAGCTGAAGTTCGGTGCCGACCCGCACAGCATGTTCAAAACGCTCTCGCATGGAAACGGCTTGATGGCGGCTGCTTCGGCTCTGTCCCCACGGGAACGTTACGAAGTCGTGGCCTACATTCGTCAGCAGTTCATGAAGGACTCCAACCCGGACTACTTTCCGGTCACACCGAAATACTTGAGTTCGCTGCCCAAGGGCACGGACATGGGAGACTTCAAGCTCGATCCCGATCGCGACTACGGCCCGGCGCTGGCATCGCAACTGGGCCGCGACGTCAACAGCGCGTTGACGGTCAAACTGGGCAACCTCTCGATCGCCTACGACTTACACACGATGGATCAAGCCGCGATTTGGTCCGGCGGTTTTCTGGATGTGGATCAAACTCAACACAAACGCGGCCGAGGTGAAGGGTATCCCAAACCGCGAGGCCAAATGGTTGCGGCGTTGGACCTTTGGCAATGGGGACACGATGGATCGCTGGACTATCCGAAAACGGATCTGTTGCCGCGTGGTCCGCTGCCACAGGGTTGGCTGGACTACCACGGCCACTTTCTCTGCGGCGATCAAATCGTATTGAATTACTCCATCGATGGCCGCCAGATTCTTGAAGTGCCATCCGCGATACCGAATCAAACGGCAATCCGACACACGCTGACAATTCAGGGCGGGAAGGGTTTGCTGCTGGCAGTCGGAAAATCGGGCCCTGGTCGCGTCCGTCCCATTTTGCGGGGCGACGTTGATGAAGTGACGCTTTCTTTGGATGACCAGCAACGATGGGTCGTGAAGATTCCCGCAGGTGAAACAACACGCGTGATCGACATCGTTCGATTCGGGGATGCTGCTGCCGACGCAAAGGATCTAGCACTCTCGGCGATTGATCCCGCCGCGATGACGGCAGGTGGCGACCTGCGCTGGCCAGAAGTCTTTGAAACGATCGGCTACCGGGGCTTTCAATCCGGTGCTTACGAAGTCGACACCATTTCGATCCCGCAGTCGACACCCTGGAATACATGGTTCCGCACGTCAGCGATCGATTTCTTTCCCGATGGCCGAATGGCGGTGGCAACGGTCGGCGGTGACGTGTGGATCGTGTCCGGCATCGACGACGACTTGCTGAATGTGCGCTGGAAACGGTTCGCGGGCGGAATGTTCGAACCCTTTGGAATCAAAGTGGTCGACGGGCTGGTTTACGTGAATTGCCGAGACCGACTGACGCGACTGCACGACACCAACCAGGACGGCGAGGCGGACTTCTATGAAAGTTTCAGCGCCGACACGGACGTTTCGACGTTCTTCCATGCCTTCAACTTCGATTTGCAGACGGACGCGGAAGGCAACTTCTACTACGCCAAAAGCGGTCAGTACACGGATTACAAATTGCCAGGGGCGATCGTCAAGGTTTCCGCCGATGGAAAAAGCCGCGAGGTGATCTGCACCGGACTGCGAACGCCCAATGGAATGGGAATTCTGCCCGATGGTCGGCTGACGGTCAGCGACAACCAGGGCACGTGGATGCCAGCGTCGAAGATCAATCTCGTCAAACGGGGTGGCTTTTATGGTTACGTGCAGAACAAAGGTGGCGGTGCATGGGCGCCGGACGGTGGAAAGATCGATCACCGAAAAGTGGTTCCGCCAAAGACCTTCGACCCGCCGCTGATTTGGATGCCGCAGGAGGTCGACAATTCATCGGGCGGCCAAGTCTTCGTGGAAGACCAGCGGTTTGGTCCCTTGGCGGGTCGATTGCTGCACACCAGTTTTGGCCAGGGGCATTTGTTCTATCTGATGACGCAGGAAGTGGACGGTTTGGCGCAAGCCGCCCTGGTTCGGTTCCCGCACGAATTTGGTACCGGCATCATGCGAGGACGCGTCAACCCCGTCGATGGACAACTGTATGTGACGGGGCTGAATGGATGGAACGACAACGGACGTGGCGACCTTGCCGATGGCGGCATCTATCGCGTTCGCCACACCGGCAAGCCCATTCGCATGATCACGCACTGCGAAGTGCATCCCGGCGAACTTCGACTCCGATTCAACTTCCCACTGGATCATGCTGCATCGACTGGCGCATCTGCGTACGTGGCCGAGCAATGGAACTACAAGTGGACCGAGAATTACGGTTCCGACTTCTATCATCCCGAAACGGGTGAAGTTGGAAAACAAGACCTGCCGATCGAATCGGTTTCCCTCAGCGAGGATGGCAAAACGCTGTCATTGTGGACACCCAATTTGCGTCCCGTCGATCAATTGCACTTGCATATGGAAGTGCAGGACTCCAGCGGCAATCCCTTCAAAGAAAACATTTACTGGACCATCCACGGTATCCCGAACGATTGA
- a CDS encoding FecR family protein, producing MSRPSDKQTLIADYAAGIIDADALGELERSLRVDAEFRRAFIEYLNLDSALSDLAALSDAEFDAINSEHAPTPETPVVLPRSAWQPFGVLAGLAAAVLLVVGIVWFKPTAEPQSTAAAVTVEVISLDAAQLASVDQTVRVGDWIEWNRIRLESGAIQVRLDNGVVLDLSGPLDGTLESSMRLRLAHGRLNADVGESGQGFTVVTDHGEIIDLGTRFGVDVSDDEASVAVFDGEVKVDSHGNSKIGRPLNVFEGEGVRLRKGRKPRRLSAVWLSQGPFGLSASNASSIVLNVTDNAATDGFHRFYGILSGGMREGTIAYTTHASTPRPDVVWRAAEGEEFPAELLGADVVCPFHVDRQEQSLTISLQLAGSADVYVMHDRRRQPAAWLQNGFQKTEWTLRSGPWRPVSPLAQGIEPDQAGDLYVQYSVWKKRVAAASNVELGPPQTDGDRGNKAMYGIAVKGIPGL from the coding sequence ATGAGTCGTCCTTCTGACAAGCAAACTCTGATTGCAGACTATGCAGCCGGAATCATTGACGCCGATGCCCTCGGCGAGCTTGAACGATCGCTGCGTGTGGATGCAGAGTTCCGACGTGCCTTCATTGAATACCTGAATCTGGACTCAGCCCTATCAGATCTGGCCGCTCTCTCGGATGCCGAATTCGATGCGATCAATTCGGAGCACGCGCCGACTCCGGAAACCCCCGTCGTCCTTCCGCGGTCAGCTTGGCAACCTTTTGGCGTTCTGGCTGGCCTCGCTGCTGCCGTGCTCTTGGTCGTGGGAATCGTATGGTTCAAACCAACGGCCGAACCACAATCGACAGCGGCAGCAGTCACGGTGGAGGTCATTTCTCTCGATGCGGCCCAACTGGCTAGTGTCGATCAGACAGTTCGGGTTGGCGACTGGATCGAATGGAATCGCATCCGCCTGGAATCAGGAGCAATCCAGGTTCGATTGGACAATGGTGTTGTCCTCGACTTGTCTGGTCCACTGGACGGCACCCTGGAATCCTCGATGCGTTTGCGACTCGCGCACGGGCGTCTGAATGCGGATGTTGGGGAGTCAGGCCAAGGCTTCACGGTCGTGACCGATCATGGAGAAATCATCGATCTTGGCACTCGTTTCGGCGTCGATGTGTCTGACGACGAAGCGAGCGTGGCTGTCTTTGACGGTGAAGTCAAAGTCGACTCTCACGGCAATTCCAAAATTGGACGCCCGCTGAACGTCTTCGAAGGCGAAGGGGTCCGTCTTCGCAAAGGTCGCAAGCCGCGTCGACTGTCCGCGGTCTGGTTGTCGCAAGGACCATTCGGTCTTTCTGCGAGCAACGCCTCTTCGATCGTGCTCAATGTCACGGACAATGCGGCGACCGATGGCTTTCACCGCTTTTACGGAATCCTTTCCGGTGGAATGCGTGAAGGAACCATTGCCTACACGACGCATGCTTCCACTCCGCGACCGGACGTTGTTTGGCGAGCCGCGGAAGGCGAAGAGTTCCCTGCCGAATTGCTCGGCGCCGACGTCGTTTGCCCGTTCCACGTCGATCGGCAAGAACAGTCGCTGACCATTTCATTGCAACTTGCAGGATCGGCAGACGTTTACGTCATGCATGACCGACGCAGGCAGCCCGCTGCCTGGCTACAGAACGGATTTCAAAAAACCGAGTGGACGCTTCGCAGCGGACCATGGCGTCCGGTGAGCCCTTTGGCTCAGGGAATCGAACCGGATCAAGCTGGTGACCTCTACGTTCAGTACTCGGTCTGGAAGAAGCGTGTCGCTGCAGCGAGCAACGTTGAACTCGGTCCACCCCAGACCGATGGCGATCGAGGAAACAAGGCGATGTACGGCATCGCCGTCAAAGGCATCCCCGGACTGTAA
- a CDS encoding sigma-70 family RNA polymerase sigma factor, giving the protein MDEESANKHELFLTLFTANEAAIRAFVRRLVPTRQDTADVMQGITLVLWRKFDQLDDRDGFRKWAFRVARYESLGWLRDKGRDRHVLSEDLLHLVAEEATRDEFWLAAQRDALDQCLEKLPQPNRQLVLAAYAPEAEIQQVAQRSGRTVGAFYQWLHRIRLQLVECTRRTLGTEGLS; this is encoded by the coding sequence ATGGACGAAGAATCGGCGAACAAACATGAGCTATTCCTGACGCTATTCACCGCGAATGAGGCGGCGATTCGTGCGTTTGTGCGCCGCTTGGTGCCCACTCGGCAGGACACAGCCGACGTGATGCAGGGGATCACGCTCGTTCTTTGGCGGAAGTTTGACCAACTCGACGATCGCGATGGGTTTCGCAAGTGGGCGTTTCGCGTGGCTCGATATGAATCGCTCGGATGGCTTCGCGACAAGGGTCGTGACCGTCATGTGCTGTCCGAGGACCTGCTTCACTTGGTCGCTGAAGAGGCAACTCGGGATGAATTCTGGCTGGCTGCCCAGCGTGATGCGTTGGATCAATGCCTTGAAAAACTACCTCAACCGAACAGACAACTTGTACTAGCGGCCTATGCGCCGGAAGCCGAGATTCAACAGGTTGCTCAGCGGAGCGGTCGGACGGTGGGCGCGTTTTATCAATGGTTGCACCGGATTCGCTTGCAACTGGTTGAGTGCACCCGACGGACCCTCGGGACGGAGGGACTGTCATGA
- a CDS encoding endonuclease/exonuclease/phosphatase family protein produces the protein MKISRRQFCGALGAGLAMSNADLFADPTPPKPLRVIAYNIYRLAGWPNQRSSAKEAVAKGQMAKRLAMELALHDPDIINFSESPAVELTEEVAELLGMNHVRFPSGGNWPGTLLSKFEITESKNAPMQGGRPKELFTRHWGQATVNVSDDEPLIVHSAHLFPTADPTVRLREIRAMIEAMKPDLDAGRSMLLIGDLNHSPDTDEYKLWMDAGWVDTFTQVGQGEGPTIKSDIPKWRIDYVLAAGPIADRIVESRPLFEGAFRLNINDETSFALSDHLPQLAVFESQ, from the coding sequence ATGAAGATTTCACGCCGACAATTCTGCGGAGCTCTCGGAGCCGGCCTCGCCATGTCCAACGCGGACCTGTTCGCGGATCCGACGCCTCCCAAGCCACTCCGAGTGATCGCCTACAACATTTACCGACTCGCGGGATGGCCGAATCAACGTAGCTCGGCGAAGGAAGCGGTTGCCAAAGGGCAGATGGCAAAGCGATTGGCGATGGAACTGGCCCTGCACGATCCCGACATCATCAACTTCTCCGAATCACCCGCGGTGGAATTGACCGAAGAAGTGGCCGAACTTCTCGGAATGAATCATGTTCGATTTCCAAGCGGTGGCAATTGGCCAGGAACGCTGCTGAGTAAGTTCGAGATCACGGAGTCAAAGAACGCCCCCATGCAAGGCGGCAGGCCGAAAGAGTTGTTCACCCGACATTGGGGACAAGCCACGGTGAACGTGTCGGACGACGAACCATTGATCGTGCATTCGGCCCATCTCTTCCCAACCGCCGATCCCACCGTTCGGCTGAGAGAAATTCGAGCGATGATCGAAGCGATGAAACCAGATCTGGATGCCGGTCGGTCGATGCTTTTGATCGGCGACCTGAATCACAGTCCCGACACAGATGAATACAAACTTTGGATGGACGCTGGTTGGGTCGACACGTTCACCCAAGTCGGCCAAGGCGAAGGCCCAACCATCAAGTCGGACATTCCCAAGTGGCGGATCGACTACGTCCTGGCAGCTGGACCGATTGCCGATCGAATCGTTGAATCCAGGCCCTTGTTTGAAGGGGCCTTCCGGCTCAACATCAATGACGAGACCTCGTTTGCCTTGAGTGATCATCTTCCGCAATTGGCAGTCTTTGAATCGCAATAG
- a CDS encoding DsbA family oxidoreductase, protein MNVTVDVISDVICPWCYIGKRRLEKAIAALDGQREVLVRWHPFQLNPTMPQEGIPRKEYRSRKFGSWERSMELDAELKAVGESEGIHFDFEKTERTPNTVDAHRLIWFAGQHGCQDAVVEGLFRAYFSEGRDIGGQQTLREVAAEAGLDRQLVDDMLHSDAGLDVIAQAGERAQQHQVTGVPFFIVQNKITLSGAQAPKTFLDAFGQVRA, encoded by the coding sequence ATGAATGTTACCGTCGATGTGATTTCGGATGTCATCTGCCCCTGGTGCTACATCGGCAAGCGGCGGCTTGAAAAGGCGATTGCCGCGCTGGACGGCCAGCGTGAGGTGCTGGTTCGCTGGCATCCATTCCAGCTGAACCCGACGATGCCCCAAGAAGGCATTCCCCGCAAAGAATATCGCTCTCGGAAATTTGGCAGTTGGGAACGCTCCATGGAGCTGGATGCGGAACTCAAGGCCGTTGGCGAGTCCGAAGGGATTCATTTTGATTTCGAAAAAACAGAGCGGACGCCCAACACGGTGGATGCTCACCGACTGATTTGGTTTGCCGGTCAGCATGGCTGTCAGGACGCGGTCGTGGAGGGGCTGTTCCGGGCTTACTTCAGCGAAGGCAGGGACATTGGTGGTCAGCAAACGCTGAGGGAGGTGGCTGCGGAAGCCGGGCTGGATCGACAGCTCGTGGACGACATGCTCCACAGCGACGCGGGGCTGGACGTCATCGCTCAAGCTGGCGAAAGAGCTCAGCAGCATCAGGTCACTGGCGTTCCTTTCTTCATCGTCCAAAACAAAATCACTTTGTCGGGTGCTCAAGCCCCGAAGACGTTTCTTGATGCGTTTGGGCAGGTGCGGGCATGA
- a CDS encoding alpha-ketoglutarate-dependent dioxygenase AlkB family protein has product MKRIPSKTMQTISLADGGVLHFDESFLPSELADRYLVAIRDECHWEQKPGIFGHRQPRLTASYGDAGATYRYSGTVNVALPWTPTLREIKEKIEAVQGEYNYCLLNRYRSGQDSMGMHADDEPEMGSVIGSLSLGATRNFRIKHNQTKETMSFPVGHGTLIIMAGTMQRFWKHEIPKTKKPVDERINLTYRQIGESAL; this is encoded by the coding sequence ATGAAACGCATTCCCTCCAAAACAATGCAAACGATCTCACTGGCCGATGGAGGTGTTCTGCATTTCGACGAGTCCTTTCTGCCTTCCGAGTTGGCGGATCGTTACTTGGTTGCCATCAGGGATGAGTGCCATTGGGAGCAGAAGCCGGGGATCTTCGGACACAGGCAGCCTCGTTTGACGGCTTCCTACGGGGATGCCGGTGCGACCTATCGATACTCAGGAACAGTCAATGTCGCACTTCCGTGGACGCCGACGCTGCGGGAGATCAAGGAGAAGATCGAAGCGGTACAGGGCGAGTACAACTATTGCCTGCTCAACCGCTATCGATCAGGTCAGGACAGCATGGGGATGCACGCCGATGACGAACCGGAAATGGGAAGCGTGATCGGTTCCTTGTCGTTGGGAGCGACCCGGAACTTCCGGATCAAGCACAACCAAACAAAAGAAACGATGAGCTTCCCGGTTGGTCATGGCACGCTGATCATCATGGCAGGAACGATGCAGCGATTCTGGAAGCATGAAATCCCGAAGACCAAGAAACCGGTCGATGAGCGGATCAACCTGACTTACCGGCAGATTGGGGAGTCGGCTTTGTAA
- a CDS encoding phosphonatase-like hydrolase, which translates to MIELVVFDMAGTTVDENNVVYKTVRQAINAAGYNFTQEQVQSAGAGKEKSQAIRDVLALDGNDHPDTEVQSIFADFRSRLVEAYDSLDVTEQPGASETFRELHARGIKVVLNTGYDRSTAEKLVHKIGWGIGQDFDALVTASDVETGRPGPDMIYLAMALTRVTDASAVVKVGDSRIDIEEGQNANCGMALGITTGAQPETELLQSNPTAVIHHLRELLQLVDQTSQLSS; encoded by the coding sequence ATGATTGAACTTGTCGTCTTTGACATGGCCGGAACCACCGTGGACGAAAACAATGTCGTCTACAAAACCGTGCGTCAGGCCATCAACGCTGCCGGATACAACTTCACCCAAGAACAAGTCCAATCGGCGGGCGCAGGAAAGGAAAAGTCCCAAGCCATTCGGGACGTTTTGGCGTTGGATGGCAACGATCATCCCGACACCGAAGTCCAGTCGATATTTGCTGACTTTCGAAGTCGACTCGTCGAAGCCTACGACTCGCTCGATGTCACAGAACAACCGGGCGCATCGGAAACCTTTCGCGAGCTTCATGCACGCGGAATCAAAGTCGTCCTCAACACCGGTTACGATCGCTCGACTGCCGAAAAACTGGTTCACAAAATCGGTTGGGGGATCGGTCAGGACTTCGACGCCTTGGTCACTGCCAGTGATGTCGAAACCGGGCGTCCGGGCCCCGACATGATCTATCTCGCCATGGCACTGACCCGAGTCACCGATGCGTCCGCCGTCGTCAAAGTGGGTGACTCACGCATCGACATTGAAGAAGGGCAGAACGCCAACTGCGGAATGGCCCTGGGCATCACGACCGGTGCCCAACCCGAAACCGAATTGCTGCAATCCAATCCCACGGCGGTGATCCATCACCTCCGTGAACTGCTCCAGTTGGTCGACCAAACCAGCCAACTCTCCAGCTGA
- a CDS encoding TIGR03364 family FAD-dependent oxidoreductase, producing MNIDRAGNRHSDLLIVGAGVLGSFYAYHALQRGLRVTLVERSSRPNGATARNFGQVVPSGLDLSWQIHGRESLRIYRELQSQTELSVRQNGSIYIASDEEESTLIEELHQINQHSGYRSELFTAAQCQSKYPNLRSDYCRGGLFFPDEVSVNPRRMIHHLHDHLRRQTHFESRFGTLIQQVTPVSADLIHVETSTGETLTANKVIVCCGSEFQTLFPDHFRQSEMKLCKLQMLRLAAQPQSILPGNILTGLSIRRYESFSECPSWKAIKANESTDSFANQWGLHILFKQELDGSIILGDSHEYTPADQPDRLDFDIRSDVNDAILMEAKRIMDLPSWDVESSWYGIYSQTSRSSGIHLETIVPNVHVTTGIGGKGMTSSAGFTRHHLTELYND from the coding sequence ATGAACATTGACCGCGCCGGCAATCGACATTCCGACCTGCTGATTGTTGGCGCGGGTGTCCTCGGCAGCTTCTATGCCTACCACGCGTTGCAGCGAGGACTGCGTGTCACCCTGGTGGAACGGAGTTCCCGCCCCAACGGCGCGACCGCTCGCAACTTTGGCCAAGTCGTCCCCTCTGGGCTCGATCTGTCTTGGCAAATCCATGGACGCGAAAGCCTGCGGATCTACCGAGAACTTCAATCACAAACCGAACTTTCCGTCCGCCAAAACGGAAGCATCTACATCGCTTCGGACGAGGAAGAATCCACGCTGATCGAAGAACTGCACCAGATCAATCAACACTCCGGCTATCGTTCGGAATTGTTCACCGCTGCACAATGCCAAAGCAAATACCCCAACCTCCGATCAGACTACTGTCGCGGTGGACTCTTTTTCCCAGACGAAGTTTCGGTCAACCCGCGACGAATGATCCATCACTTGCATGACCACCTGCGCAGGCAAACGCACTTTGAATCTCGGTTCGGGACGCTGATTCAGCAAGTCACACCAGTGAGTGCGGACTTGATTCACGTCGAGACCTCCACTGGTGAAACCCTGACCGCCAACAAGGTCATCGTCTGCTGCGGAAGCGAATTCCAAACCCTGTTCCCGGATCATTTCCGACAAAGTGAAATGAAGCTTTGCAAACTGCAAATGCTGAGACTCGCCGCTCAACCACAATCGATTCTGCCGGGTAACATTCTCACCGGGTTATCGATCCGACGCTATGAGAGCTTTTCCGAGTGTCCCTCGTGGAAGGCGATCAAGGCCAACGAATCCACTGACTCCTTCGCCAATCAATGGGGGCTGCACATTTTGTTCAAACAAGAACTCGATGGCAGCATCATCTTGGGTGACTCACACGAGTACACCCCCGCCGACCAACCCGATCGTCTCGATTTTGACATCCGATCGGACGTCAACGACGCCATTCTGATGGAGGCAAAGCGTATCATGGACCTTCCATCCTGGGACGTTGAATCTTCTTGGTACGGAATCTACAGCCAAACCTCTCGGTCCTCTGGCATTCACTTGGAAACGATCGTCCCCAACGTGCATGTCACCACGGGGATCGGCGGCAAAGGAATGACCAGCAGCGCCGGCTTCACACGTCACCATCTCACAGAGCTTTACAATGATTGA
- a CDS encoding DUF5690 family protein translates to MKNPRCVLTVLKHCCTIPKSRPALDRRPPSASFNLHIPLCDFMAMTTDASLNGQATITQDDLASQAGFLKTGPLTHWLSQANPTTFSIYCIIAAFGTYFCMYAFRKPFTAATYDGMLAFGVGFKTILITAQVAGYTLSKFIGIKVVSEMPPRYRAISIVALIAVAELALFLFAVTPVPWNFVWLFVNGLPLGMVFGLVLGFLEGRAVTEALSAGLCASFILSSGFVKSVGRTLIESYHVDTFWMPAVTGLIFLLPLFLFVWMLSQIPAPSLADEQLRSKRSPMNGQQRRAFWRRHALGLTGLLTIYVLLTVIRSLRDDFAIEIWSELGVQNEPTVFARSEFWVMIGVIAISGLTSLIRDNRTAFLASIGLLATGFVIVVASVAGQALGKLSPMAFMVTLGFGMYIPYVAFHTTVFERMIAALKETGNIGYLMYLADALGYLGYIGVMLYRNSITSDQNFLSLMNHTSLIVAGSASAITLFLCVHYTTKIPRLHHDAVLANGNMTVPSHTIRPNEH, encoded by the coding sequence ATGAAGAATCCTCGTTGCGTGTTGACGGTGTTGAAACATTGTTGCACCATCCCGAAGTCGCGTCCAGCTTTGGACCGTCGCCCCCCATCGGCTTCTTTCAATCTTCACATTCCCTTGTGTGACTTCATGGCCATGACCACGGATGCTTCCCTGAATGGGCAAGCAACAATCACACAAGATGACCTGGCGTCTCAGGCAGGCTTTCTCAAGACAGGCCCGCTCACACACTGGTTGTCGCAAGCCAACCCGACCACCTTTTCGATCTACTGCATCATCGCGGCCTTTGGCACCTACTTCTGCATGTATGCGTTTCGCAAGCCCTTCACTGCGGCCACTTATGATGGCATGCTTGCGTTCGGTGTGGGTTTCAAAACAATCCTGATCACAGCGCAAGTCGCCGGGTACACCCTGTCAAAATTCATTGGCATCAAGGTGGTCTCCGAAATGCCACCACGCTATCGGGCCATCTCAATCGTTGCCTTGATTGCAGTCGCAGAACTCGCGCTGTTCCTGTTCGCAGTCACACCGGTTCCCTGGAACTTTGTCTGGCTGTTCGTCAACGGCTTGCCGCTGGGAATGGTCTTTGGACTGGTGCTTGGATTCTTAGAAGGACGCGCCGTCACCGAAGCACTCTCCGCCGGATTGTGTGCGAGCTTCATCCTGTCATCGGGTTTTGTGAAATCCGTCGGCCGCACTTTGATCGAAAGCTATCACGTCGACACGTTTTGGATGCCCGCCGTCACCGGTCTGATCTTCCTGTTGCCGCTGTTTCTGTTTGTTTGGATGCTCTCGCAGATCCCGGCCCCGTCGCTGGCCGATGAACAATTGCGTTCCAAACGTTCCCCGATGAACGGTCAACAGCGACGTGCCTTTTGGCGACGTCATGCCTTGGGGTTGACCGGTCTGCTGACGATTTATGTGCTGCTAACAGTCATTCGTAGTTTGCGAGATGACTTCGCAATCGAAATCTGGAGTGAACTTGGTGTCCAGAACGAACCCACCGTTTTCGCACGCTCCGAATTCTGGGTGATGATCGGAGTGATCGCCATCTCGGGACTGACCAGTCTGATCCGCGACAATCGCACCGCCTTCCTTGCTTCGATCGGACTCCTGGCGACCGGATTTGTGATCGTGGTGGCTTCGGTGGCCGGGCAAGCTCTGGGGAAGCTTTCGCCGATGGCATTCATGGTGACGCTGGGGTTTGGCATGTACATCCCGTATGTGGCCTTTCACACCACCGTGTTTGAACGCATGATCGCGGCCCTCAAAGAGACCGGCAACATTGGTTATCTCATGTACTTGGCTGATGCCCTCGGTTATCTCGGGTACATCGGCGTGATGCTCTATCGCAATTCAATCACCTCCGACCAAAACTTCCTTTCCTTGATGAATCACACCTCCCTGATCGTTGCCGGGTCGGCCAGCGCCATCACCCTCTTCCTCTGCGTTCATTACACAACCAAAATCCCGCGTCTCCACCATGACGCCGTTCTGGCGAATGGAAACATGACCGTCCCTTCGCACACCATACGACCCAATGAACATTGA